In Thiohalospira halophila DSM 15071, a single genomic region encodes these proteins:
- a CDS encoding heterodisulfide reductase-related iron-sulfur binding cluster: protein GKIVLPEEVIHYSEWVHVMRNRIASELQTKDISHIRATVHAACHYYKMVHEDAIYDPEVMGGNRTAPGSSLVQAMGAQLIDYSTWYDCCGFGFRHIISEREFTRSFTMDRKIRVAREEAQADVMLGIDTGCITTMDKNQWIGKAHEQAYSMPIMADVQFAALACGADPFKIVQLQWHASPCEELVEKMGISWTDAKKDFEAYLKEVEAGNIEYLYNPELAIGG from the coding sequence GGCAAGATCGTGCTGCCGGAAGAGGTCATCCACTACTCCGAGTGGGTGCACGTCATGCGCAACCGGATTGCCTCGGAGCTGCAGACCAAGGACATCTCGCACATCCGGGCGACGGTCCATGCGGCGTGCCACTACTACAAGATGGTGCACGAGGATGCCATCTACGACCCGGAGGTCATGGGCGGCAACCGCACCGCGCCGGGCTCCTCGCTGGTCCAGGCGATGGGTGCGCAGCTCATTGACTACTCCACGTGGTACGACTGCTGCGGTTTCGGATTCCGGCACATCATTTCCGAGCGCGAGTTCACGCGCAGCTTCACCATGGACCGCAAGATCCGGGTGGCGCGCGAGGAGGCGCAGGCGGACGTGATGCTGGGGATTGATACGGGTTGTATCACGACCATGGACAAGAACCAGTGGATCGGCAAGGCGCACGAGCAGGCGTACAGCATGCCCATCATGGCGGATGTGCAGTTTGCGGCGCTGGCGTGTGGTGCGGACCCGTTCAAGATTGTGCAGCTGCAGTGGCACGCCTCGCCGTGCGAGGAGCTCGTCGAGAAGATGGGCATCAGCTGGACGGACGCCAAGAAGGACTTCGAGGCGTATCTCAAAGAAGTTGAAGCGGGGAACATCGAATATCTATACAACCCCGAACTGGCGATTGGAGGCTAA